From the Hyphomicrobiaceae bacterium genome, the window AGAGTTTCTAGAGTTTCTAGAGTTTCTAATATTGAGCCCCCCGTCTTATGGCGCAACCCCTGTCCAAGGGGAAGCGGTAACGGGACAAAGCCGTCTAACGCGACCGCAGTCAGCCAATTGCGCATAATGCGCCGCAATAAGGACTTAACTTGGAATTTTGTGCTCAATTCGGCGTCTAAAAGTGCATCAGGCGCTCTTGCGGACCGATCCCAGCGGTCCCAACACGGTTTCGATCAGTGTAGCGATACCCGTAACGTCGTTAAGCTCAAGCACGGGCTTGCCGTGGCCGTCGAGTTCGTAGTCAGCGGCAATGCCAATCACGAGTGGATCGGTGGCGGCGAGGAGGCGGTCGCCTGCTACGGTTTGACGGCGAACCTCGATCTTGGGAATGAGTGCCGACTTGAAGCCCTCAACGAAGATGACGTCGGCAGGTTTCAGCCGCTGCGCCACATCTTCAAGAGAGGGTTCGCCGCGCGTA encodes:
- the mobB gene encoding molybdopterin-guanine dinucleotide biosynthesis protein B, whose translation is MADHSSNTSTPMIGIAGWSNAGKTTLIEKLAAYFAQRGLRVATIKHTHHKFDIDKPDSDTARHRRAGASETAIVSGSRVALIEEIDTRGEPSLEDVAQRLKPADVIFVEGFKSALIPKIEVRRQTVAGDRLLAATDPLVIGIAADYELDGHGKPVLELNDVTGIATLIETVLGPLGSVRKSA